A single genomic interval of Camelina sativa cultivar DH55 chromosome 11, Cs, whole genome shotgun sequence harbors:
- the LOC104726811 gene encoding uncharacterized protein LOC104726811 has product MDFFSLSLIFLLLVLCFNNPVLSLTDDQPLISSLKLHEKESCPYTVIVTTSCLSPNWSKDQIIFAFSDANGNQVVAPRLNEPLSGGRGGFEKCSSDTFQIKGECLNTICSVYIYRSGPDGWIPETVEIFKEGSKSVKFDFNENVPENIWSGNNNCNTTSLSPSSPYIPPLSPTVPPPSFPPEPPFIPTPPPRPSAAFGRRGGACLVVAFAAIAFAFAAVVV; this is encoded by the exons ATggacttcttctctctttcactcatcttccttctccttgtcCTCTGCTTCAATAACCCCGTTCTCTCCCTAACTGATGATCAGCCATTGATCTCTTCTCTCAAACTTCATGAAAAAGAGAGCTGCCCTTACACTGTGATTGTCACCACAAGCTGTTTATCTCCTAATTGGTCTAAGGATCAGATCATTTTCGCTTTTAGTGACGCCAACGGTAACCAG GTGGTCGCACCGAGGCTAAACGAACCGTTAAGTGGAGGACGAGGAGGTTTTGAGAAATGTTCGTCGGACACATTCCAAATCAAAGGTGAATGTCTCAACACTATCTGCTCCGTCTACATTTACCGTTCCGGTCCCGACGGCTGGATCCCTGAAACCGTTGAGATATTCAAAGAAGGTTCCAAATCCGTGAAATTTGATTTCAATGAAAACGTCCCTGAGAACATTTGGTCCGGCAACAACAACTGCAACACCACCAGTTTGTCACCGTCTTCGCCGTATATCCCGCCGTTGTCCCCTACCGTCCCACCGCCTTCTTTTCCTCCGGAACCACCTTTTATCCCGACACCGCCACCACGGCCATCTGCTGCCTTTGGACGTAGAGGTGGTGCGTGTTTGGTTGTTGCGTTCGCTGCGATTGCGTTTGCCTTTGCGGCAGTGGTTGTTTGA
- the LOC104726812 gene encoding uncharacterized protein LOC104726812 encodes MASVRLFFTLLCFVFLISISVAESNELEPHVAESFNVSLIQRLGNTCSYTVIISTSCSSTRYTRDQISVAFGDGYGNQIYAPRLDDPSTKTFEQCSSDTFEINGPCTYQICYVYLYRSGPDGWIPESVKIYSHGSKAVTFSYNTHVPESVWYGFNYCNSASDSNVLAIGLRRIVIILLGFIVAGTTLLL; translated from the exons ATGGCGTCGGTACgactcttcttcactctcctcTGCTTCGTCTTCCTTATATCCATCTCTGTTGCCGAATCAAACGAATTAGAGCCTCACGTCGCTGAGTCTTTCAATGTCAGCCTCATCCAG AGATTGGGGAATACTTGTTCGTACACGGTGATCATCTCGACGAGCTGCTCGTCGACTAGGTACACGCGCGATCAGATCAGCGTCGCTTTCGGCGATGGATATGGGAACCAG ATATATGCACCAAGGCTTGACGATCCATCTACAAAAACGTTTGAGCAATGTTCATCAGATACATTTGAGATAAACGGACCATGCACATACCAGATATGCTATGTGTATCTCTACAGGTCAGGTCCAGATGGTTGGATTCCAGAGAGTGTAAAGATATATAGCCATGGGTCCAAAGCGGTCACCTTCTCATATAACACGCACGTCCCTGAGAGTGTATGGTATGGTTTCAACTACTGCAACAGCGCCTCGGATTCTAATGTCTTAGCCATTGGTCTCAGAAGGATCGTTATCATACTCCTAGGGTTTATTGTCGCTGGTACAACATTGCTCTTGTAA